Sequence from the Streptomyces sp. R33 genome:
GCGGGATCTGCAGACGGTGCAGTTCGGGGTGACGCCCGCGCATGCGGTGGTGCTCGGCCCGGTGGACACGGCGACGGGATCGCTCCTCGACCGGATCGACGGGACGCGGGGCATGGAACTGCTGCGCGCGGAAGCGGCGGCCGTGGGGCTGGCCGAGGGTCAGGTGGACGCGCTGGTGCGGAGGCTGGCGGCGGCCGGGCTGCTGGACGATGCCACCGCGGGCGGGCCGCGGGCCCAGGCGGTGCGCAAGCGGCCGGAGACCCTGGAGCGGCTCGGGCCCGATCTGGGCTCGCTCTCGCTGGTCCACCGCGACCCGGGAGGGGACTTGCGCGCAGTCGCCGCGCGCCGGGCCATACGGGTCCAGGTGCGCGGGAGCGGCCGCGTGGGCGGGGTGATCGCCGGGGTCCTGGCAGGAGCCGGCGTGGGCCGCGTCGAGGTCCTCGACGGCGGCCGCGTGGAGCCGGCGGATGTGGCTCCGGGCGGACTGGGGCCCGGCAGCATCGGCCGATTGCGGGCCGAGGCCGCGGCCGGGGTGGTCCGCGCATCGGCCCCGGGGCGCGCGCCGCGGACCGCGGAGCACGAGGGGCCCGAGCCGGGGGTGTCCCTGGTGGTGGTCGCACCCCGGGACGGCCTGCAGGCGTGGGCCCCGGATCCGGGCCTCGCGGCCGACTGGATCGCCACCGGCACGCCGCACCTGTATGCCGGGGTACTGGAGGGCACCGGGCTGGTGGGGCCGCTGGTGCTGCCGGGCGCCACGGCGTGCGCGGGCTGCATGGAACGCGACCGGGTCGAGGCGGACCCGGCATGGCCCCGGATGCTGGTCCAATGGCGCTCGGCCCACCGCCGCCGCTCCACCGCGGCCTGCGACCTGGGCCTGGCCACGATGGTGGCCGGCCTCGCCGCCGCGCACGCCCTGTCCTTCCTCGACGGCGAACTCCCCGCCTCCACGGCCGCCCGCTGGGAGGCCGCCCTCCCGGCCCTCCACTGGGACCGGACCCCAGTACACCCCCACGCCGCCTGCCCGTGCGCGGCCGCCCGGGTCCCGGCGGAGCAGGCGGCGGGGTCGTGAAGGCTCGGTCCGCCGTCCGGTCATGCCGTCCCATCGGGGTGTATGCCGTCCGGCGGTGGCTGGATCGGTGTCGGGTCCGGAGCAGG
This genomic interval carries:
- a CDS encoding ThiF family adenylyltransferase, translating into MYPKVKPALARAWRDLQTVQFGVTPAHAVVLGPVDTATGSLLDRIDGTRGMELLRAEAAAVGLAEGQVDALVRRLAAAGLLDDATAGGPRAQAVRKRPETLERLGPDLGSLSLVHRDPGGDLRAVAARRAIRVQVRGSGRVGGVIAGVLAGAGVGRVEVLDGGRVEPADVAPGGLGPGSIGRLRAEAAAGVVRASAPGRAPRTAEHEGPEPGVSLVVVAPRDGLQAWAPDPGLAADWIATGTPHLYAGVLEGTGLVGPLVLPGATACAGCMERDRVEADPAWPRMLVQWRSAHRRRSTAACDLGLATMVAGLAAAHALSFLDGELPASTAARWEAALPALHWDRTPVHPHAACPCAAARVPAEQAAGS